Proteins encoded together in one Pangasianodon hypophthalmus isolate fPanHyp1 chromosome 18, fPanHyp1.pri, whole genome shotgun sequence window:
- the fbxl14b gene encoding F-box/LRR-repeat protein 14b: protein METHVSCLFPEILAMIFSYLDVRDKGRVAQVCTAWRDASYHKSVWRGVEAKLHLRRANPSLFPSLQARGIRRVQILSLRRSLSYVIQGMPNIESLNLSGCYNLTDNGLGHAFVQEISSLRVLNLSLCKQITDSSLGRIAQYLKNLEVLELGGCSNITNTGLLLIAWGLHRLKSLNLRSCRHVSDVGIGHLAGMTRSAAEGCLSLEYLTLQDCQKLTDLSLKHISKGLARLKVLNLSFCGGISDAGMIHLSHMTSLWSLNLRSCDNISDTGIMHLAMGTLRLSGLDVSFCDKIGDQSLAYVAQGLYQLKSLSLCSCHISDDGINRMVRQMHELRTLNIGQCVRITDKGLELIADHLTQLTGIDLYGCTKITKRGLERITQLPCLKVLNLGLWQMTESEKVR from the coding sequence ATGGAGACGCACGTCTCGTGCCTCTTCCCAGAGATTTTAGCCATGATCTTCAGTTACTTGGACGTGAGGGACAAAGGCCGGGTGGCCCAAGTGTGCACAGCGTGGAGAGACGCGTCCTACCACAAGTCGGTGTGGAGGGGGGTGGAAGCCAAGCTGCATCTCAGGAGGGCCAACCCGTCCCTGTTCCCCAGCCTTCAGGCCCGGGGCATCCGGAGGGTGCAGATCCTCAGCCTGAGGCGCAGCCTGAGCTATGTGATCCAGGGCATGCCCAACATCGAGAGCCTGAACCTGAGCGGCTGCTACAACCTGACTGACAACGGCCTGGGGCATGCTTTCGTCCAGGAGATCTCCTCCTTGCGTGTTCTCAACCTGAGCCTGTGCAAGCAGATTACGGACTCCAGCCTGGGCAGGATAGCTCAGTACCTGAAGAACTTGGAGGTGCTGGAGCTGGGTGGCTGCAGCAACATCACAAATACTGGCTTGCTGCTGATCGCGTGGGGCTTGCACAGGCTCAAGAGCCTCAACCTGAGAAGCTGCAGGCACGTCTCCGACGTGGGCATCGGCCACCTGGCAGGCATGACCAGAAGCGCCGCTGAGGGATGCCTCAGCCTGGAGTACCTCACGCTTCAGGACTGCCAGAAGCTCACAGACCTGTCTCTCAAGCACATCTCCAAAGGCCTGGCCAGGCTCAAAGTTCTCAACCTGAGCTTCTGCGGGGGCATCTCGGACGCCGGCATGATCCATCTGTCCCACATGACCAGCCTGTGGAGTCTTAACCTGCGCTCGTGTGACAACATCAGCGACACGGGCATCATGCATCTCGCCATGGGGACGCTACGACTTTCTGGCTTGGATGTGTCTTTCTGCGACAAGATCGGCGACCAGAGCCTGGCGTACGTAGCCCAGGGCCTGTACCAGCTCAAGTCCCTGTCGCTGTGCTCGTGCCACATAAGCGATGATGGCATCAACCGGATGGTGCGCCAGATGCATGAGTTGAGGACCCTGAACATTGGCCAATGTGTGCGGATTACAGACAAAGGCCTGGAGCTCATAGCGGACCATCTGACCCAGCTGACCGGCATTGATTTGTATGGATGTACAAAAATTACTAAGAGGGGACTGGAGAGGATAACACAGCTCCCCTGCCTTAAAGTTTTGAACCTGGGCCTTTGGCAGATGACTGAAAGTGAAAAAGTGCGGTAA